In Pseudoliparis swirei isolate HS2019 ecotype Mariana Trench chromosome 11, NWPU_hadal_v1, whole genome shotgun sequence, a genomic segment contains:
- the baz1a gene encoding bromodomain adjacent to zinc finger domain protein 1A isoform X3 — protein MPLLHRRAFSRQRPPGDLRPDEEVFLCKITHEVFRSYDEFFERTILCNSLVWSCALTGRAGLTYLEALESERRARLSLQSFSPALLVPLLHLAALSCRGRLTELCEDVYGYAKDRFFPGETVDVNAARHVCEILQVHSSHSSANGRPKAADHDTIVISDSDEEAKAFQSPSAQVNGRKKKKKPLSPSVFKYTVRMVSAEHTEAFTVKANQIRKTSVSRERLKLLFKQHCEPQRGTIRLKPSTVVKYHLSEQTFSQFFPDEPPLFPSSPPFKGAGRGSPAQTSSSLVKAVVQEKLKLLQQKEDMAAQERLKKKEDVQKTRRDREEQRRRFEEDKRKRREEKDKEREKLKEEKKRYAERLKLWNQPREDMDCEDLKELPSPVPVRTRLPAHLFGEALMVLEFLRAFGEVFALKDEFPDGVSLEVLEEALVGSDPEGPLCELLFFFLSAIFQALDEEQEDLAKEQAEDLSEVLDEDCASSQPALNTVSSLAASWSPLHQGCGLKQLDLDSCSLSEILRLHILSSGADCCHGNAKFRYQKQGGFTPMDDPCAELRLAEPALLRRLTSTAVYDLSPGEKLRILQALVGKLLTLSSSRDLMEDCVEDQRSARQELREIRAEAHRRDREEAALRVRLRKEEKLREQELRLKEARLREQELKGGLHSEPPGGELTEEDEEQRKKTTAVVHQREPQMPCDLRAPPLLSAEEQEKVRELQERIQRAAACTCLLPLGRDRLYRRYWLLPSAATLLVEDDGFGLTEDMLRPRPAQGEEELQEPIERSAGSNPAPLHTCGPPVNRLNQWFCYTSEEQVEQLIEALNPRGLRESSLKEALLQERDRLAHLSRPRDTEDLEASRSVPECTSAAETLMEGRLRDLLLDIEDRIHQGTLGTLKGMDRQAWRSALQARDDLLMSGRVDLMEVDSPVQLRARDGYSHRLHDLKSDSTASSGSPQPISSLVRILAQALAHIEQGIERRFIKAPLGDEDSKKDQKNKKNKKKDEDQASDDGSDSSRVSRTVLERWRESLQICSSLSQVFVHLSSLERSVLWSRSVLNARCRICRRKGDADNMLLCDGCDRGHHTHCLRPRLKAVPEGDWFCPDCRPKRRASRIPSRQRSSVGEEEESGEEEEEEEEEEEEEEEEEEEEEDEEEEEEEEESEEESDEEKEEVVRTKKNQAPPPKGQQATPKGQQATANNSMPASAGKNTYASKSSGKKATPPTVKANTSAGKALARSGSRVSARLSHEILSPNGRTTKPSPGPTEPCKRQQTDVAPPLKPSRPVLAPSSSSPSSSSSRRSSGRNYGVHELSACEQLTVELVRHEDSWPFKKLVSRTQVPDYYDIIKKPIALSTIREKVNNCEYQTADGFVCDVDLMFSNCLQYNPRHTSEAKAGRRLQLFFHSELDRLGLSERSAPPAKVSRH, from the exons ATGCCGCTCCTGCACCGGAGAGCCTTCAGCCGCCAGAGACCTCCCGGGGACCTGCGGCCCGACGAGGAGGTCTTCCTCTGCAAGATCACCCACGAGGTTTTCCGGAGCTACGA CGAGTTCTTCGAGCGGACCATCCTGTGTAACAGCCTGGTGTGGAGCTGCGCCCTGACGGGCCGGGCTGGCCTCACCTACCTGGAGGCGCTGGAGAGTGAGCGGCGGGCCCGGCTCAGCCTGCAGAGCTTCTCCCCGGCGCTGCTGGTGCCGCTGCTCCACCTGGCGGCGCTGAGCTGCCGCGGCCGGCTTACGGAGCTCTGTGAGGACGTCTACGGCTACGCCAAAGATCGCTTCTTCCCCGGGGAGACGGTGGACGTCAACGCCGCCAG acatgTGTGTGAGATCCTGCAGGTGCACTCTTCTCACTCCAGCGCCAACGGCCGGCCCAAAGCTGCCGACCACGACACCATCGTTATCAGTGACAGCGACGAGGAGGCCAAGGCCTTCCAGAGTCCCTCAGCGCAGGTCAACGG caggaagaagaagaagaagcctctGAGTCCATCAGTGTTTAAGTACACAGTGAGGATGGTGAGCGCCGAGCACACGGAGGCCTTCACTGTTAAAGCCAATCAGATCAG GAAGACCAGCGTAtccagagagaggctgaagctGCTGTTCAAGCAGCACTGTGAACCTCAGAGGGGCACCATCAGGCTGAAG ccCTCCACAGTGGTGAAGTACCATCTGTCTGAACAAACCTTCTCCCAGTTCTTCCCTGATGagccccccctcttcccctccagcCCCCCCTTTAAAGGGGCAGGGCGGGGCTCCCCTGCTCAG ACGAGCTCGTCCCTGGTGAAGGCCGTGGTCCAAGAGAAGCTGAAGCTGCTGCAGCAGAAGGAGGACATGGCGGCTCAGGAACggctgaagaagaaggaggacgtgcagaagaccaggagggaccgggaggagcagaggaggaggtttGAGGAGGACAAACggaagagaagggaggagaaggacaag GAACGAGAGaagctgaaggaggagaagaagagatacGCCGAGCGGCTGAAGCTGTGGAACCAACCCAGAGAAGACATGGACTGTGAAGACCTGAag GAGCTGCCCAGTCCGGTTCCAGTGAGGACTCGTCTTCCAGCCCACCTCTTTGGTGAAGCCCTGATGGTTCTGGAGTTCCTGCGGGCCTTCGGCGAGGTCTTCGCCCTGAAGGACGAGTTCCCTGACGGAGTCTCTCTGG AGGTCCTTGAAGAGGCCCTGGTGGGCTCAGATCCTGAGGGTCCTCTCTGCGAGTTGCTGTTCTTCTTCCTGTCGGCCATCTTTCAGGCTCtggatgaggagcaggaggacttgGCTAAAGAGCAGGCTGAAG ACCTGTCCGAGGTCCTGGATGAGGACTGTGCGTCCTCCCAGCCGGCCCTCAACACCGTGTCCTCGCTGGCAGCCTCGTGGTCCCCCCTGCACCAGGGCTGTGGTCTGAAGCAGCTGGACCTGGACAGCTGCTCTCTGTCTGAGATCCTGCGGCTGCACATCCTGTCCTCCGGCGCCGACTGTTGCCACGGCAACGCCAAGTTCCGCTACCAGAAGCAGGGCGGCTTCACGCCGATGGACGACCCGTGTGCCGAGCTGCGATTGGCAGAGCCGGCGCTACTGAGGAGGCTGACGAGCACCGCCGTGTACGACCTGTCGCCAG GGGAGAAGCTGAGGATTCTCCAGGCTCTGGTGGGGAAGCTGCTGACGTTGTCCTCCAGCagagacctgatggaggactgTGTGGAGGACCAGAGGTCCGCCAGGCAGGAGCTGAGGGAGATCAGAGCGGAGGCCCACCGCCGGGACCGGGAGGAGGCGGCTCTCag GGTTCGTCTCCGTAAAGAGGAGAAACTGAGGGAGCAGGAGCTGaggctgaaggaggcgagaCTGAGGGAGCAGGAGCTGAAGGGAGGACTCCACAG TGAACCTCCTGGAGGAGAACTcactgaggaagacgaggagcaaCGCAAGAAGACGACTG ctgtagTCCACCAGAGGGAGCCTCAGATGCCCTGTGacctcagagccccccccctcctgagtgcagaggagcaggagaag GTTCGAGAGCTGCAGGAGCGGATCCAGAGGGCGGCAGCCTGCACCTGCCTGCTGCCGCTGGGCCGGGACCGGCTGTACCGCCGCTACTGGCTCCTCccctctgccgccacgctgctggtggaggacgaCGGCTTCGGCCTGACAGAGGACATGCTGCGTCCGCGGCCCGCGCAGggcgaggaggagctgcaggagcccATCGAGAGGAG tgctGGCTCAAACCCCGCCCCCCTCCACACCTGTGGGCCGCCAGTCAATCGGCTTAACCAATGGTTCTGCTACACCTccgaggagcaggtggagcagctgaTCGAGGCCCTGAACCCCCGAGGCCTTCGGGAGAGCAGCCTGAAGGAGGCGCTGCTGCAGGAGAGGGACCGCCTGGCTCACCTGAGTAGGCCCCgtgacacag AGGATTTGGAGGCTTCCCGATCCGTCCCAGAATGCACCTCTGCAGCTGAGACTCTAATGGAGGGGAGACTGAGAGACCTGCTGTTGGACATCGAGGACCGAATCCACCAGGGAACCCTCGGAACCctgaag GGGATGGACAGACAGGCGTGGCGCTCTGCGCTGCAGGCAAGAGACGACCTGCTGATGAGCGGACGAGTGGACCTCATGGAGGTGGACTCACCTGTCCAGCTGAGAGCCAGAGACGGGTACAGTCACAG GCTGCATGATCTGAAGTCGGACAGCACAGCGAGCAGCGGGTctcctcagccaatcagcagctTGGTACGAATCCTGGCTCAGGCCCTCGCTCACATCGAGCAAGGCATCGAGAGGCGCTTCATCAAAGCTCCGCTGG GAGACGAAGACTCGAAGAAAgaccagaagaacaagaagaacaagaagaaggacgaGGACCAGGCCAGTGATG acGGCAGTGACAGCAGCCGGGTCAGTAGGACTGTGTTGGAGCGATGGAGGGAGTCTCTTCAGATCTGTTCCAGTCTGTCTCAG GTGTTTGTTCACCTGTCCAGTCTGGAGAGAAGTGTCCTCTGGTCTCGCTCCGTCCTCAACGCTCGCTGTCGCATTTGCAGACGCAAAGGAGACGCCGACAACATGCTGctgtgtgatggctgtgaccgAGGCCACCACACCCACTGTCTCAGGCCCCGCCTCAAG GCGGTTCCAGAAGGCGACTGGTTCTGTCCAGACTGTCGACCCAAACGGAGAGCAAGCCGCATCCCATCCCGTCAGCGCTCTTCtgtcggggaggaggaggagtcgggggaggaggaagaagaagaagaggaggaagaggaggaggaggaagaagaagaagaggaggaggaggatgaagaagaagaagaggaggaggaggagtcagaggaagagtcagacgaggagaaggaagaagtcgTGAG AACCAAGAAAaaccaggccccgccccctaaagGTCAACAGGCAACACCCAAAGGTCAACAAGCCACTGCCAACAACAGCATGCCCGCCTCGGCAGGGAAAAACACATACGCCTCCAA GTCTTCAGGTAAGAAGGCCACACCCCCCACCGTGAAAGCCAACACGTCTGCAGGTAAAGCTCTGGCTCGGTCTGGGAGTCGAGTCAGCGCCCGTCTGAGCCACGAGATCCTGTCACCAAACGGCAGGACCACCAAACCCTCACCGGGGCCGACGGAACCCTGCAAGAGACAGCAAACAG ATGTAGCTCCGCCTCTCAAACCCTCCAGACCCGTCCTTGCCCcttcaagctcctccccttcatCGTCCTCCAGCCGACGCTCCTCCGGCAGGAACTACGGCGTCCACGAGCTGTCGGCCTGCGAGCAGCTGACGGTGGAGCTCGTCAGACATGAAGAcagctggccctttaagaagctGGTGTCCCGGACTCAG GTGCCTGACtactatgacatcatcaaaaaGCCGATCGCTCTGAGCACCATCAGAGAGAAAGTCAACAACTGTGAATATCAGACAgcag aTGGCTTTGTGTGTGACGTGGACCTGATGTTCTCCAACTGTCTCCAGTATAATCCTCGCCACACCTCTGAAGCGAAGGCCGGGCGTCGCCTGCAGCTCTTCTTCCACTCGGAGCTCGACCGTCTCGGCCTATCAGAGCGCAGCGCTCCGCCGGCTAAAGTCTCCCGGCACTAA
- the baz1a gene encoding bromodomain adjacent to zinc finger domain protein 1A isoform X1: MPLLHRRAFSRQRPPGDLRPDEEVFLCKITHEVFRSYDEFFERTILCNSLVWSCALTGRAGLTYLEALESERRARLSLQSFSPALLVPLLHLAALSCRGRLTELCEDVYGYAKDRFFPGETVDVNAARHVCEILQVHSSHSSANGRPKAADHDTIVISDSDEEAKAFQSPSAQVNGRKKKKKPLSPSVFKYTVRMVSAEHTEAFTVKANQISRRKTSVSRERLKLLFKQHCEPQRGTIRLKPSTVVKYHLSEQTFSQFFPDEPPLFPSSPPFKGAGRGSPAQTSSSLVKAVVQEKLKLLQQKEDMAAQERLKKKEDVQKTRRDREEQRRRFEEDKRKRREEKDKEREKLKEEKKRYAERLKLWNQPREDMDCEDLKELPSPVPVRTRLPAHLFGEALMVLEFLRAFGEVFALKDEFPDGVSLEVLEEALVGSDPEGPLCELLFFFLSAIFQALDEEQEDLAKEQAEDLSEVLDEDCASSQPALNTVSSLAASWSPLHQGCGLKQLDLDSCSLSEILRLHILSSGADCCHGNAKFRYQKQGGFTPMDDPCAELRLAEPALLRRLTSTAVYDLSPGEKLRILQALVGKLLTLSSSRDLMEDCVEDQRSARQELREIRAEAHRRDREEAALRVRLRKEEKLREQELRLKEARLREQELKGGLHSEPPGGELTEEDEEQRKKTTAVVHQREPQMPCDLRAPPLLSAEEQEKVRELQERIQRAAACTCLLPLGRDRLYRRYWLLPSAATLLVEDDGFGLTEDMLRPRPAQGEEELQEPIERSAGSNPAPLHTCGPPVNRLNQWFCYTSEEQVEQLIEALNPRGLRESSLKEALLQERDRLAHLSRPRDTEDLEASRSVPECTSAAETLMEGRLRDLLLDIEDRIHQGTLGTLKGMDRQAWRSALQARDDLLMSGRVDLMEVDSPVQLRARDGYSHRLHDLKSDSTASSGSPQPISSLVRILAQALAHIEQGIERRFIKAPLGDEDSKKDQKNKKNKKKDEDQASDDGSDSSRVSRTVLERWRESLQICSSLSQVFVHLSSLERSVLWSRSVLNARCRICRRKGDADNMLLCDGCDRGHHTHCLRPRLKAVPEGDWFCPDCRPKRRASRIPSRQRSSVGEEEESGEEEEEEEEEEEEEEEEEEEEEDEEEEEEEEESEEESDEEKEEVVRTKKNQAPPPKGQQATPKGQQATANNSMPASAGKNTYASKSSGKKATPPTVKANTSAGKALARSGSRVSARLSHEILSPNGRTTKPSPGPTEPCKRQQTDVAPPLKPSRPVLAPSSSSPSSSSSRRSSGRNYGVHELSACEQLTVELVRHEDSWPFKKLVSRTQVPDYYDIIKKPIALSTIREKVNNCEYQTADGFVCDVDLMFSNCLQYNPRHTSEAKAGRRLQLFFHSELDRLGLSERSAPPAKVSRH; the protein is encoded by the exons ATGCCGCTCCTGCACCGGAGAGCCTTCAGCCGCCAGAGACCTCCCGGGGACCTGCGGCCCGACGAGGAGGTCTTCCTCTGCAAGATCACCCACGAGGTTTTCCGGAGCTACGA CGAGTTCTTCGAGCGGACCATCCTGTGTAACAGCCTGGTGTGGAGCTGCGCCCTGACGGGCCGGGCTGGCCTCACCTACCTGGAGGCGCTGGAGAGTGAGCGGCGGGCCCGGCTCAGCCTGCAGAGCTTCTCCCCGGCGCTGCTGGTGCCGCTGCTCCACCTGGCGGCGCTGAGCTGCCGCGGCCGGCTTACGGAGCTCTGTGAGGACGTCTACGGCTACGCCAAAGATCGCTTCTTCCCCGGGGAGACGGTGGACGTCAACGCCGCCAG acatgTGTGTGAGATCCTGCAGGTGCACTCTTCTCACTCCAGCGCCAACGGCCGGCCCAAAGCTGCCGACCACGACACCATCGTTATCAGTGACAGCGACGAGGAGGCCAAGGCCTTCCAGAGTCCCTCAGCGCAGGTCAACGG caggaagaagaagaagaagcctctGAGTCCATCAGTGTTTAAGTACACAGTGAGGATGGTGAGCGCCGAGCACACGGAGGCCTTCACTGTTAAAGCCAATCAGATCAG TCGCAGGAAGACCAGCGTAtccagagagaggctgaagctGCTGTTCAAGCAGCACTGTGAACCTCAGAGGGGCACCATCAGGCTGAAG ccCTCCACAGTGGTGAAGTACCATCTGTCTGAACAAACCTTCTCCCAGTTCTTCCCTGATGagccccccctcttcccctccagcCCCCCCTTTAAAGGGGCAGGGCGGGGCTCCCCTGCTCAG ACGAGCTCGTCCCTGGTGAAGGCCGTGGTCCAAGAGAAGCTGAAGCTGCTGCAGCAGAAGGAGGACATGGCGGCTCAGGAACggctgaagaagaaggaggacgtgcagaagaccaggagggaccgggaggagcagaggaggaggtttGAGGAGGACAAACggaagagaagggaggagaaggacaag GAACGAGAGaagctgaaggaggagaagaagagatacGCCGAGCGGCTGAAGCTGTGGAACCAACCCAGAGAAGACATGGACTGTGAAGACCTGAag GAGCTGCCCAGTCCGGTTCCAGTGAGGACTCGTCTTCCAGCCCACCTCTTTGGTGAAGCCCTGATGGTTCTGGAGTTCCTGCGGGCCTTCGGCGAGGTCTTCGCCCTGAAGGACGAGTTCCCTGACGGAGTCTCTCTGG AGGTCCTTGAAGAGGCCCTGGTGGGCTCAGATCCTGAGGGTCCTCTCTGCGAGTTGCTGTTCTTCTTCCTGTCGGCCATCTTTCAGGCTCtggatgaggagcaggaggacttgGCTAAAGAGCAGGCTGAAG ACCTGTCCGAGGTCCTGGATGAGGACTGTGCGTCCTCCCAGCCGGCCCTCAACACCGTGTCCTCGCTGGCAGCCTCGTGGTCCCCCCTGCACCAGGGCTGTGGTCTGAAGCAGCTGGACCTGGACAGCTGCTCTCTGTCTGAGATCCTGCGGCTGCACATCCTGTCCTCCGGCGCCGACTGTTGCCACGGCAACGCCAAGTTCCGCTACCAGAAGCAGGGCGGCTTCACGCCGATGGACGACCCGTGTGCCGAGCTGCGATTGGCAGAGCCGGCGCTACTGAGGAGGCTGACGAGCACCGCCGTGTACGACCTGTCGCCAG GGGAGAAGCTGAGGATTCTCCAGGCTCTGGTGGGGAAGCTGCTGACGTTGTCCTCCAGCagagacctgatggaggactgTGTGGAGGACCAGAGGTCCGCCAGGCAGGAGCTGAGGGAGATCAGAGCGGAGGCCCACCGCCGGGACCGGGAGGAGGCGGCTCTCag GGTTCGTCTCCGTAAAGAGGAGAAACTGAGGGAGCAGGAGCTGaggctgaaggaggcgagaCTGAGGGAGCAGGAGCTGAAGGGAGGACTCCACAG TGAACCTCCTGGAGGAGAACTcactgaggaagacgaggagcaaCGCAAGAAGACGACTG ctgtagTCCACCAGAGGGAGCCTCAGATGCCCTGTGacctcagagccccccccctcctgagtgcagaggagcaggagaag GTTCGAGAGCTGCAGGAGCGGATCCAGAGGGCGGCAGCCTGCACCTGCCTGCTGCCGCTGGGCCGGGACCGGCTGTACCGCCGCTACTGGCTCCTCccctctgccgccacgctgctggtggaggacgaCGGCTTCGGCCTGACAGAGGACATGCTGCGTCCGCGGCCCGCGCAGggcgaggaggagctgcaggagcccATCGAGAGGAG tgctGGCTCAAACCCCGCCCCCCTCCACACCTGTGGGCCGCCAGTCAATCGGCTTAACCAATGGTTCTGCTACACCTccgaggagcaggtggagcagctgaTCGAGGCCCTGAACCCCCGAGGCCTTCGGGAGAGCAGCCTGAAGGAGGCGCTGCTGCAGGAGAGGGACCGCCTGGCTCACCTGAGTAGGCCCCgtgacacag AGGATTTGGAGGCTTCCCGATCCGTCCCAGAATGCACCTCTGCAGCTGAGACTCTAATGGAGGGGAGACTGAGAGACCTGCTGTTGGACATCGAGGACCGAATCCACCAGGGAACCCTCGGAACCctgaag GGGATGGACAGACAGGCGTGGCGCTCTGCGCTGCAGGCAAGAGACGACCTGCTGATGAGCGGACGAGTGGACCTCATGGAGGTGGACTCACCTGTCCAGCTGAGAGCCAGAGACGGGTACAGTCACAG GCTGCATGATCTGAAGTCGGACAGCACAGCGAGCAGCGGGTctcctcagccaatcagcagctTGGTACGAATCCTGGCTCAGGCCCTCGCTCACATCGAGCAAGGCATCGAGAGGCGCTTCATCAAAGCTCCGCTGG GAGACGAAGACTCGAAGAAAgaccagaagaacaagaagaacaagaagaaggacgaGGACCAGGCCAGTGATG acGGCAGTGACAGCAGCCGGGTCAGTAGGACTGTGTTGGAGCGATGGAGGGAGTCTCTTCAGATCTGTTCCAGTCTGTCTCAG GTGTTTGTTCACCTGTCCAGTCTGGAGAGAAGTGTCCTCTGGTCTCGCTCCGTCCTCAACGCTCGCTGTCGCATTTGCAGACGCAAAGGAGACGCCGACAACATGCTGctgtgtgatggctgtgaccgAGGCCACCACACCCACTGTCTCAGGCCCCGCCTCAAG GCGGTTCCAGAAGGCGACTGGTTCTGTCCAGACTGTCGACCCAAACGGAGAGCAAGCCGCATCCCATCCCGTCAGCGCTCTTCtgtcggggaggaggaggagtcgggggaggaggaagaagaagaagaggaggaagaggaggaggaggaagaagaagaagaggaggaggaggatgaagaagaagaagaggaggaggaggagtcagaggaagagtcagacgaggagaaggaagaagtcgTGAG AACCAAGAAAaaccaggccccgccccctaaagGTCAACAGGCAACACCCAAAGGTCAACAAGCCACTGCCAACAACAGCATGCCCGCCTCGGCAGGGAAAAACACATACGCCTCCAA GTCTTCAGGTAAGAAGGCCACACCCCCCACCGTGAAAGCCAACACGTCTGCAGGTAAAGCTCTGGCTCGGTCTGGGAGTCGAGTCAGCGCCCGTCTGAGCCACGAGATCCTGTCACCAAACGGCAGGACCACCAAACCCTCACCGGGGCCGACGGAACCCTGCAAGAGACAGCAAACAG ATGTAGCTCCGCCTCTCAAACCCTCCAGACCCGTCCTTGCCCcttcaagctcctccccttcatCGTCCTCCAGCCGACGCTCCTCCGGCAGGAACTACGGCGTCCACGAGCTGTCGGCCTGCGAGCAGCTGACGGTGGAGCTCGTCAGACATGAAGAcagctggccctttaagaagctGGTGTCCCGGACTCAG GTGCCTGACtactatgacatcatcaaaaaGCCGATCGCTCTGAGCACCATCAGAGAGAAAGTCAACAACTGTGAATATCAGACAgcag aTGGCTTTGTGTGTGACGTGGACCTGATGTTCTCCAACTGTCTCCAGTATAATCCTCGCCACACCTCTGAAGCGAAGGCCGGGCGTCGCCTGCAGCTCTTCTTCCACTCGGAGCTCGACCGTCTCGGCCTATCAGAGCGCAGCGCTCCGCCGGCTAAAGTCTCCCGGCACTAA